The window AGGTAAATGTTGTAACACAACCCAAGTTGGGCTAATACCAGCGTGTCTAAAACCCTCCAACACCTTTAATCTTTTGGTGAGTTTAAGTTGCGCTTGACCCTTTGTCCGTGTAATTTTGGCTTTAAGCTTTTTAATATCCTCCACCAAATCTATTGCATCCAAAATATTTTTTATTGCTTCGGCCCCAATTTCTACAGTACAAAACTGATCCATGTAGTATGCCATATCTAAATATTCCATGTCGGTTAATACCGTAAATCGCTTGATGGAGGAGAGTTTTTTATCTAAAATCGAAAACTTATCTTTTACTTCGTCTTGACGAGCAACAACTTTCTCGCGAATTTGGGCTACCTTTTGATTAGCTTTTAAGGTAATCGCCTCAATTAAAAGCGCTTTTTTCTGTTTATCTTTCTCTTTAACTTCTTTTGCCACCTCTGCTTTAAGCAATGCAATTTGGGCCTCGGAATCTTCTAAAACCTTGCTCTTTTCTAGCTCTAAATCTTTGCTAAGAGTAGAAATTATGGACATCTTTTTATCGCTGTCTAATGAAATTACAATGTATGACGAAAAGTAAATTACCGCTTCTAAACTTCTAGGCGAAATATCTAAAAGCAATGCCAGTTTTGAAGGTATCCCTTTAAAAAACCAAACGTGGGCAACGGGAGAGGCAAGGGTTATATGCCCCATCCGTTCTCTTCTAACTCGGGAATGAGTTACCTCCACGCCACATTTGTCGCAAATTACCCCCTTGTAGCGAATTCTTTTATATTTTCCGCAATAGCATTCATAATCTTTTGTCGGTCCAAATATTTTCTCGTCAAAAAGACCGCCCTTTTCGGCTTTAAAAGTTCGGTAATTTATTGTTTCAGGCTTTGTAATCTCACCAAAAGACCAGTTCTGAATATCATCGGGCGAAGCAACCGATATTTTTAGGGAATGAAAATCTTTTAGTCTAGATAATTTATTCATGAGATTTGTCTTCTAAAACTACTTCTAATTCCACAACTTTTGGTTTTTTGCCGCTTTTTTCGGATTCTACAACAGCCTCTCCCGGAACAATGCCCGCAAGTTCTACTTCTTCTACTTCCTCTTGGCTTTCTCCAACTGTTTCAATATTTAGACATAACCCATTAAGCTCACGAACTAAAAGTTTAAACGATTCGGGAATTGCCGCTGGTGGGATTTTTTCTCCTTGTAACATCGCCCTATAAGCAAGTGTTCTTCCTAACATATCGTCCGATTTGATGGTGAGCATTTCCTGAAGAACATGCGCTGCGCTGTAGGCTTCGAGAGCCCAAACTTCCATTTCTCCGAACCTTTGACCTCCAAATTGAGCCTTTCCACCCAATGGTTGCTGGGTAATTAAAGAATAAGGACCTGTGCTCCTGGCATGCATTTTGTCTTCCGCAAGGTGATGAAGTTTTAGAACATATAAACTACCAACTACAATACGAGTGTCAAAAGGCTCGCCTGTGCGACCGTCGTAGAGTACAGTTTTTCCATCGGTGGGAAGATTGGCATCTTTTAAAGCTTTAATTAGATAACTTTCGTTAAATTTACTAAACACGGGAACTTTATAGTAATTACCAGTCTTTTGAGAAACCCACCCCAAATGGGTCTCTGGAAGCTGGCCAATATTCATTCTTCCAAGAAGAGATGCTGGGTGTAAAATGATGTCTGCAGCAACCCCTTCTTGAGTAAAAGGCATATCTTCTTCTCGGGCGATTAGAGCAATAACCCCTTTTTGACCCTGCCTTCCAGTAAGTTTATCCCCCACCACAATTTTTCTTCTTTGGGCAACAAAAACCCTAATCTCGCGAACAACTCCAGTGGGCAACTCGTCGCCTCTTTCTTTGCTTAACTCGGTTACACTAATGACTGTTCCGTATTCGCCGTGAGGCAAAACCAAGGAATTATCTTTAACATCGCGAGATTTTTCTCCAAAAATCGCCCGCAATAGCCTTTCTTCGGCAGAAAGTTCGGTCTCCCCTTTGGGAGCAATTTTTCCAACTAAAATATCGCCCGACTTAACCTCGGAACCAACCGCAACAATACCATTTTCATCCAAATTCCTAAGCGCCTCCTCCGAAACATTGGGAATATCGCGGGTAATTTCTTCGGGACCAAGTTTAGTTTCCAAAACTTGCACCGAGTGATCTTTAATGTGAATAGAGGTTAAAATGTCATCTTTTACCAAACGATCCGAAATAATTATGGCGTCCTCGTAGTTGTACCCATGCCAAATCATAAAAGCAACTGTAAGATTTGCCCCAATTGCCATTTCTCCATTACTAACCGCTGGACCCTCGGCAAGAATAGCACCTTGTTTAACTTTTTGACCTGTAACTACATTAACCTTTTGGTTGTAGCAGGTATCCATATTAGATTGCACAAATTTTTGAATTTTATATTCTACTTTCTCTTTGCCTTTAAAAACAATCCTTTCCGCATCAGCATATTCTGTAACACCAGCAAACGGAGCTTCTATAATTGCACCAGAATTTTGGGCAACAATTCCCTCCATTCCAGTTCCAACAAACGGGGCTTGAGGAGAAATTAAAGGCACAGCTTGCGTTGCTTGCTGACATCCGTATAAAGCTCTAATAACATCCGTGTTCGAGATAAATGGAATTAGAGATGCGGCAACTCCAACAGTCTGTTGAGAATTTATATCCATGTAGCTTGCCATGGAAATATCCCCAATAAAAAAATCTTTGCCTTTCCTTAAAGGAACACGCGTCTCGGAAATTTTCCCGTCACGGGAAACAACCGCAGAAGCATCGGTAATGTAATACTTTTCTTCGTCGTACGCGGCAAGATACTCAACAGTATTAGTTACTTTGTAACTTCCTTTCCCATCAGCAACAATTTTTCGGTAGGGGGTTTCTAAAAACCCATACTCATTAACCCTAGCATATAAAGCAATATAGGTAATAAGTCCAATATTGGGACCCTCCGGGGTTCTCACGGGACAAATTTTTCCATAGTGTGTGTAGTGTGCATCTCTTACCGAAAAGCTGGCTCTTTCTTTGGTCAAACCACCAGGTCCCATCACAGAAAGCCTGCGCAAATGATCAAGGCCCGTAAGCGGATTAGATTGATCTTGGTACTGACTTAGTTGCCCCGAAGCAAAAAAGGAGTGAACCTTGGCAGAAACTGGGCGGGTCGAAATTAATGCTCCCGGTTCACAAAGCTCGCCTCTAGGTTGCAAGGACATTCTTTCTTTAATATTGCGTTCCATTTGCAAAAATCCAATTCTAATTTGATTTTGCAATAGCTCTCCTACAGAACGAACCCGCCGATTTCCCAAATGATCAATATCATCAAACTCTTCTCCCAAGTTGCGATTTAGAGCAATAATTTTTTCGACAACTTTAATTAAATCTTCTTTGTGCAAAAGCCTACCTTCAGGATCGTTGGCAAAGGTGGTTCCCAATCTTTGATTAAATTTAAATCGCCCAACTTTGCCCAAACTGTATCTTCGGGGGTTAAAAAACATTGTTTCGACCAGAGTCTTAGCATTATCCAAAATTAAAGGCTCACCAGGACGAATTTTGCGATAAATTTCGATTAAAGCCTCGTCATAATTAGATGAGGGATCTTTTTCTAGAGTATTCTCGATGTAAGAAACTTCTGAACCTTTTTCGGCTTCGGCAAATGCCTCACGGATTTGATTGTCAGTTTCTAATCCAAATACACGTAAGAGCGCCGAGAGAACAACTTTTCTCTTGCGATCTATTTTTACAGCCAAAACATTATTTTTAAGGGTTTCTATTTCAAGCCAAGCGCCATTTTTGGGAAGAAGTTTGGCAGAAGCTAAAGGTCTTACAATTCCTGGGTATTCCAAAGGAACAAAATACGCTCCTTCGGAGCGTGTTAGTTGGTTTACTACAACCTTTTCGATTCCATTAATAATAAAGGTTCCCTTTGGTGTCATTAGGGGAACTTCCCCCATATAAATTTCTTGGGTTTTGGATTTTTTGGTTTCTTTTTCAAAAAGTGTGGTCTTTAAATACCAGGGGGCGCTGTAAGTCGTTCCCCTATCTATAGATTCTTGAATGGTAATTGTAGAGTTGTCAAAACGGGGATTGGCAAAACTTAAAACCCAGCCTCTGCCTGTATAGTCTTCTACATCGTTAATCTCTTCTAAAATATCGTTAACACCGCCTTTTAAAAAAGCGTCGTAGGACTCCAATTGAATGGCTGATAAGTTTGGCAAGGGAAAATCAAAACCTTCTTCAGAAAAGCTGAGGCGCATTATATTATTTGATAATTTCAATCAATTTTTAAACAGATACAAAGACCAATGTTAACCTGGCCTTCTACTTCTACCTTGCTTAACCTTGGGAGTCTATCACAGACAAATTCCCCCTGTCAACCATTAGAATTTTTTCTTTTGAGAAGTTTTTTTACTTCACGATCAAAATCAGAAATATAGTTTTTATCTTGCACTATTCGATAATTTTCATACCCCGATAAGGCAAGTTCTTCGGCAACTTCGTGACTAATTTTTCCGGAGTTTGTTAATATTTCGTATTCGCTAAATTTTAAAAAGGAATTAAGTTTTTCTATCCAATCTTTCATGGTCATTGCACGACCTCGCACCGCTTGCATTTCGGCATAATCTAGGTACATGTTACCAATACGATTTAGATGCTCTAATTCCTTTTTACCCAAGTAATTCTTGGCAATGATTGATTGTATCACTCGGCATAATTTTCCCTTGTGGAGATCGTCTCCAAGAGGTTAACCCCATTTTTTCCTTTTCGCTACTTACTCTTTCGTAAATTATTTCTGCTGCAGTT is drawn from Patescibacteria group bacterium and contains these coding sequences:
- the rpoB gene encoding DNA-directed RNA polymerase subunit beta, whose translation is MRLSFSEEGFDFPLPNLSAIQLESYDAFLKGGVNDILEEINDVEDYTGRGWVLSFANPRFDNSTITIQESIDRGTTYSAPWYLKTTLFEKETKKSKTQEIYMGEVPLMTPKGTFIINGIEKVVVNQLTRSEGAYFVPLEYPGIVRPLASAKLLPKNGAWLEIETLKNNVLAVKIDRKRKVVLSALLRVFGLETDNQIREAFAEAEKGSEVSYIENTLEKDPSSNYDEALIEIYRKIRPGEPLILDNAKTLVETMFFNPRRYSLGKVGRFKFNQRLGTTFANDPEGRLLHKEDLIKVVEKIIALNRNLGEEFDDIDHLGNRRVRSVGELLQNQIRIGFLQMERNIKERMSLQPRGELCEPGALISTRPVSAKVHSFFASGQLSQYQDQSNPLTGLDHLRRLSVMGPGGLTKERASFSVRDAHYTHYGKICPVRTPEGPNIGLITYIALYARVNEYGFLETPYRKIVADGKGSYKVTNTVEYLAAYDEEKYYITDASAVVSRDGKISETRVPLRKGKDFFIGDISMASYMDINSQQTVGVAASLIPFISNTDVIRALYGCQQATQAVPLISPQAPFVGTGMEGIVAQNSGAIIEAPFAGVTEYADAERIVFKGKEKVEYKIQKFVQSNMDTCYNQKVNVVTGQKVKQGAILAEGPAVSNGEMAIGANLTVAFMIWHGYNYEDAIIISDRLVKDDILTSIHIKDHSVQVLETKLGPEEITRDIPNVSEEALRNLDENGIVAVGSEVKSGDILVGKIAPKGETELSAEERLLRAIFGEKSRDVKDNSLVLPHGEYGTVISVTELSKERGDELPTGVVREIRVFVAQRRKIVVGDKLTGRQGQKGVIALIAREEDMPFTQEGVAADIILHPASLLGRMNIGQLPETHLGWVSQKTGNYYKVPVFSKFNESYLIKALKDANLPTDGKTVLYDGRTGEPFDTRIVVGSLYVLKLHHLAEDKMHARSTGPYSLITQQPLGGKAQFGGQRFGEMEVWALEAYSAAHVLQEMLTIKSDDMLGRTLAYRAMLQGEKIPPAAIPESFKLLVRELNGLCLNIETVGESQEEVEEVELAGIVPGEAVVESEKSGKKPKVVELEVVLEDKSHE